The genomic window AATTGTTTTGGTACGTGTCACCTACTATATTTGGGTCAGCGTGTCACCTAAGGTCAGTCGGGATCGTTACTTGTTTTGGCTACGGAAATGTAGCACAGCTGACAAAGAGTGCTAACATAAGCTTCTTCAGTCATTTTATAAATAGCAGTGATTACTTGACTCACTTTTCTTTTGTGGTCATACACAAGTTGATGAGCAAAGCGAGGCACGGGTTCTATGTGTTGCATCTTGATCCAGTACTGCTGCCCTGTGTTCTCGTTTTTGTAAATACATGACCTGCACAACACAAAATTCTTAGCAAATTTCATTTTTATAACTTTGTTGTGCTCATCGATGTGAAATTTGGTTCGCTTCCTACCAGTGgaaagataataataataataataataacaataacaagaagagcaaacgctcgatcgagtcactttcgcagttctgaatattatatgaggcatcagatggacaggaagaaattgctattcacaacacaatgagtcacgttcacataaaatttgagcccggtcacttttatagtttccgagaaaagcccaacgttaagttgtgtgttgccgaacagaaaaggctagttatctcccttgtttttctgataacgttcgtaaaaggctacagatgtaaatactttgatgtaaagaataatcctacaaagtttcaatcacatccgatgaactttgtcaaagatataaaatgtctaatttttcctttgatgctgacctgtgaccttgaaaaaggtcaaaggtcaacgaaaccatcgttaaagtgtagaggtcattggaggtcacgactaaacaaaatatgagcccgatcgctttgatagtttccgagaaaagatataaaatgtctaatttttcctttgacgctgacctgtgaccttgaaaaaggtcaaaggtcaacgaaaccatcgttaaagtgtagaggtcattggaggtcacgactaaacaaaatatgagcccgatcgctttgatagtttccgagaaaagtccaacgttaaggtggtgtctacggacggccggccggacggccggccggccggccggacagactaacactgaccgattacatagagtcactttttctcaagtgactcaataataataataaaggtacttatatggcgcaaatcctaatatAGTTCGaagcgccttacaatcaatCTTGAATATAATAATCTTCattacagcaacaatacacatttaaagctagcagcaagagagttgcgctacccaggtgtgtacGTGTTGAGGTGTAATCaaccacctgcacttctggcagacTGACCGAAACCCTTTATGACACAgtggtgggacatggatactatctctgagtctgcacataaaagtGACCGCCGAAAGCCTGCTCTATGGTGACTGACAGGATGGTCTACAAAGGAAAGTACACCATCACCGCCTGTCTGTCCAATGTACCTCATCCCACTCTTCATTCCGTCACCCCTCTATTTGTCACAAAAGCGCAATTCACAACAGGTTAGCAGGTCTCGATATTCAGGCTCAGGACAGTAAACAACCACCTGAAACATCACCTGCACACAAAACTCTGCATCTACCACGCGGAGCATTGCCCCTGCGGGACTGGCAACCAGACAGCAGAACATCTGCTGCAGTGCTGTCCGGTCTACAAGGCCATCAGAGAGAGGAGCTGGCCAGACCCCACCCCAGTAGCCAGAAGTCTTTTCGGCAGTCTGGAAGACCTGCAGCGCACTGGCACCTTCATCACAGAGACTGTCCTTCTGACAAATAgcagcaagaagaagaagatattccCCCAGACTTACCATTTATCTCGGTTGATTTCATACACCCAGAACGAGTTCTTCACATTGTCTCTTTTGTCTTTGTCTCGACTCAAACCCTGCAAATACATAATAATGATTACAGTTCTGACTATGTGATACCATCTGTCTTGGAGTGagggaaaaagaaaacacagatACAATGATTCCCTTCTTATCAACGAGAAAATTGTAACTTCTTTGTCAGTCAATAAGGATTTGTAACTGATTGTAAATAACCTGTTGTATATGTTCTCAAAACATAATGAAAAAAGCATACAAAATATAACAGCAAAGTACTTCTATAAGAAGCCTATAGATTTGCTTTTTAAGACACTTTCTGAAATCAAAACTCTTAACTGATTTTATATATGAGCATGTACTTTTACGATATCACGTCCCTTACCGATAAAACATGGATCTCATTCAGATCTGGATCTATGGTGGCACGCTGTGTAAACCCTGCAAAACGTGAAGTATAAATGTTACATTACAAAAGCTGAGTGTATGCTAAGTATTGAACAAATACTAAGTGTCACAAACCATCATAGCATGTGCACTCAGTATAACTAACAAATTAAAAACTATGTCGGAATGTTTGCTCCCTACAACAACTAGAAAGCTACTAAAGTCTGTATTTGTatagcagcaacagaaaactGTACTTTTGTGCACCTGGTAGAGGTGGTAATAAAGAACAAACTGTTGGTCTATGTGACATAAATCTTTGTAATAATCAGTCACTTACATGACACTGTAAACAATGATTGCTAGGTTCAGCTGATAAGACCTAGAACTTCACCCCTTCTTGCCCTCCTCAATACTGGATCTTTGCTTCCAAGAGTTAGAGTGAAAACTATCTGATGCCACCTATGAATTACTGAAGACAAACACTGAGAAGAATTCAGCCTAACATGCTGAGGAATACATGCTATTTGCCTATAAAAGAAGAACGTTGTACGTAGCATACATATAGCAGAACCCCTTTTCTAAGACCAGAACCCCTTTTCTTAAGACCATTCTCCTTAAGACCCTAGTTTTCCAGAATTTCTGTCAATAACGCAGGTtaatttacctctattttagGACTTCCTCCCCCTtcagatctgattttctcagatttgtttaggttttaaaagaggggttctGCTGCGTCCTGTATAATAGCAGTAcccagagagaaaaaacatcgACCCCATTACCTGCTTGACATGACTCTTTATTGGTACCATCGGACACCACCTCTATCGTGCCAGTGTCCACGTGGTAAGCCAGGAAGTCGTTCAGATACTCCTTTGCCCGCTGGCCGGCAAAGATGTACAGCACACGCTTCACCTGTCAAAGAAGAAACCAAACCATCTCATGCAAATACTCTTCATTCTGCCTGTCTCAGCTAACATCATGTTGCTGTTGAGTGCACCAACACTTGCTGGGCCACTTGGAAAAGAGAAATGAACAGTCATTTAAATCAGAAGATTAAAAGATTCTGTAATTTTCCAACTGTTAAGGCAGTCCTTGAAATCCTCTTCTCTTCACCCTGAAAAAAGTTGAGGAAATCTGCCAAAATGACGGCATCATTTTCAACaatttgaaagaaatgttagCATTTTACCGACTCCAAACAACATCCCTGTGGCATAGGTATGAATGTCTCACGGGGTGAAAGAGCATGGAGTGGCCGATGCGTGATCTAAGCTGAGCACAGTCGTCCAGCAGCTTGGTCCAGGTGTTGGTGGGCACGTGGAAGGAGAAGAGGCCGCTGAACTGCTGGTCCTGGTTGTTCCGCTCCGCCTCTGTGGGACTGCAACACACAATGCTTTCACACAATCTCCAAGCTCAAATAATGGATTCAAGGCTCCTTCTTCACAAAGGTGTCAGAGTTCTTTTCTCTAAGCATAGACAGTAAAATAACTCAAGAAACATGGCACCCCTTTTGCAGAACTTGTCTGAATAGAGACTGAACTTACGATCCTGATTATTTTTCTGTGCCTCTCAAGGGCTGGAAACCAACTATTTTCTCAATGATGGGCTCACAGTGTCTTAGGAGTCAGTGATTACAGTCAAACAGAATTATAAATGGATGCCGTTTGTTCCTTAGCATGAAACACTCtcagctttaaaaaaaagtgacagcGTGATGGAACATATTGCAAGATGAATACACAGCTCTCCCTGTTGAGAGACAGTACGCTCAGTCACCCACCTGGCCAGCACGCGCCCCCCAAAGATGTAGATGGTCTGCTGGTCGGTGTCGATGGCCATCTGGTGGTCAAAGATCAGCTGTGGACCCCCCATGGAGTGAGTGTCGTCTGTGATCAGCGTCCAGCGCTCGGACATGATGTCGTACATGTAGAAGTCACACTGCAACCAGTACAGCAGCCAGTCAAGTCTAACAGTGGTAACTGCCTTGTTTACAGACCTTAACCTTCAAGGTTTTATGCTCAAGAATTGTCAATTTTATATGCAGATTATCAAAGTATTCCACATAAAATTCATGGAATGGGACTGATCAAAtcaaatatggagaaaaaaacataCTCTATATATTTCTTActgtttattgtttgtgttCTCCTGGCCAGCTGTTTGCTAACAAATTAAATCAAATGAACAAAGATAGATCCTTACTCTCCACCAATAACAGTTTAGACTTCCTCCAACACACATCAGGTATGTTTTAAACAAATGGACACACTATGCCATTACTGAAGACATAGGAGCATACCTTGAGTATGGTCGCACTGCGCATGGAGGGGTCAAGGTAGCGGCCAAGGGCAAAGATCTGCTTTCTCTCTGGGTCCAGACACATCTTGTGACACGACCGCGCTGAAGGGCCGCCCTGAGTTCAAATAACAGAGAGTTGTGGAAGGGACAGTAGCAAGCCTCCTCATAGCTTTCCCACATTTCTTTTTGGTTCTGCACTTCAGCTGTATCACCTATTTGTATGCATTTAATGTACACTACATAAGTCTACCATatcacacacagagaaacagacaaagcCATATAtccatgcatgcacacacatccACATTAACCCAACCTAgccatcccccctccccaaacacacacacatttgtcaTACACACACGACcaagcaaatacacacacacacacacacacacacacacacacacacacacacacacacacacagaggcatcaCTGTTCACCACTCACATCCTCTTCTGCGTTCTTGGAGAGACAGGACCATTCATGTGTGGGTACGTGATATGCCCAGAAGTCGGCCAAGTCTACGTTTCCATCCCAACCACCAAACAGGTAAATGGTTTCTGTAACACATAGGAAAAAGTAAACGAGAGAAAGTCAGGCTTACCTGGGATATATCTGAAAAACACGTCTTGCCCTTAGAAATAGTACTAGAAATACAATGTTAGTCTCACACACCAAAATATAGTTACAGGCATATCAGTTTCCAGGATTGTAATAACCTGAACAGATACTGCAAATAAGTGTTAGCTATGTCATTCACATATGCACCTGGTATCAATATCAATGGTTTCAGAAGATAAATAAAAATAGATGTAATAAAAGTATGCCAAAATATGGTCAAaatgaaagaaggaaagaaattgAGAAAGAAAAAGCACTCCTCCCACACCTGAGTTGACATCTATACACATCTGATGGCCTCCCCGCATACCAGGCCGGGTGTCTGAGTGAGGTTCTTTGTCTGCAAAAATAACATCAAAGCGTCAGCATTCAACACTATTCTCAGGATTCTATTTCTATATGTTGGATCTTTGATCACTTGATTGAtctgtttgataaaaaaaaagtaaacataATCACAGAAAATCATACAAGTATCAGAGAAAAATCATACAAGTCCGAACATGATTAGTTTTTGTTCATGCAGCACATTACAGTGATTACTGTAATTCTTAGGTTATAAAACCTCTTTTGTGCTGCTTCTGGTCTAATCCCCGTTGTCATTGAGTGATTAACTCGACATTATTTCAATATTATGaggaagttaaaaaaaaacaaaggccAGGGATACCAGTTTAAGAGAGAAGAAGATCAAACCGTCAGTGAGTTAGATTCAAAGGACAATGGTGCTAAGAAGACAGTCTTACTGTTAGAGACAGGCTGGATGGGAGTCCAGATGGGTTTGTAGTCCTGCTGACTGATATACTGATCAAACAGGCCCTCTGCAACAGTGCAAGGAGTGAAAACAATTCCAGGACTAAAATTAACACAGAAGGGGTCTAAGTCGACCAAAGTGGGTGCATTCCCTGTAGGTGCACTTCCTGTAGGCGTTttttcctgtatacagggaatatacCCGAGTGCATTTCCTGTAGCGTTTTGTGGATTTCGCTGAAAGTCATGTGATGCATAGCCACGTTGGTAAAATTTGATATTTTTCTATCCTTTTCTTTGGTTTTCAAAGAGATTCGAATCAGTGTTGCAATTTTTATTGAAGAGATGATCAAATCCATCATATCCTCCCATCAAACATTTTGGATGTCATGAAGGGAAGCGACGCTGCGATGAGTCACGCGCTTGGAGCAAGATTGAGCAGTATCATACTTTCCTCCAAGAAATGCACCCGGGTGCATTACCTGTGTACAGAAAAATTGCCCACAGGAAGTGCACCTACAGATaatgcacccacttttggtcaACTTAGACCCCTTCTGCAAAAGTAACCCAAAGCCTGTGTGTTTAATTTGCTGTTGCCAGTGCACTGAACAAACACCAAGAATATAATGCTAAAAATGCAGTAAATCATGCAGCAGTAATTATCCAAACACATCTTCTATTACTTATGGAAAAGAAGGAGCAAATAAGTCACACATTCATGAACTGTGGCATTTGTGAGCATAATCTGTGTGAGTGCATGCAAGCTCATGAATCAATTCTGTACCATAGATGGAAgttgaacaaaataaaaaatctgaaaataacACATGTATGTATCGTATGTCATAGAGTTCACAGACACTATGTATTTTGTTTAACCCTTAGTATAAGCCTTATAACTTCATCATTGATTCCTGGTGGAAAATCAGAAGTTTTTGAATTGAACTGTGTCATTCCTTTCGTGATTAGTAAGATCATGTtcaaaatataaacaaaatgtCACACCATACCTTGGCAAGCTCTCCTGACAACatcttcacatttttcatacTCTCCTCTTAGCACCTGGAAATAAATGTATTTATAAGAGAAATTTGAAAAGCCAAATGTTACAGCTTTCAATGCTGACATTACACACAAGGTTTATATTTCATCACAGGAGTGAAACTAAAGACAAGGAAATAGAAAAAtatttattcacacacacaaatgcacatagtGGTAGTACCATGATCATCAGTAAAGACTACccacaaataaaaacaacaacaacaaaaaacaactctACATCTCTGAACCTGTACCGCATATGAAAAAAAGTTGCAGACAAAAGAAGCCACTGACCAGTGAATCGTGTAGCTCCGTCAAAAGTGGATGCTCTAAGGACACTTTAGTTTTCTTGCTGAGTTCCTGAAACGCCTCCATGTAGTGTCGTTGGCGAAAGTGTTTAAGGCACAGTCGTATTGCTTCTCTCTCCCTGTACTGAACACAACAATCATAACCACAGCAGTCAGAACTAACACCTGAAcgctttgttaaaaaaaaaaatctccttTCTCATCATGGCAAAGATAACTGTTCAATGTTTGCCCCTGAAGGCTTCTGTCGGATCAAACTagtaaagcaaaacaaaacaaaaatcaaaacagaagcaaaccaaaaatgaaaaagagaGGGAATGGTTGAACCAAAAAACGAGAAAAAATAACTCAAGGACTTGTGCTAGCATTAACTAAGAACAGTTTCACTgcaatgtgtacatgtatgtagtGGCATTCACATTACAACAGCTGTCTCTTCCTTTCAAAGgtatttctacaaaagtttgaGAACTCTTGTAACAGGGCACACCTTCCCAGCACTGAGAATTCGGTTATCTAGAGCAGCCATCTATAAATAGCCCAGCCAGCTGCACACAGCGAGCCAGCCAGTCAGCTGAGGGTGCCAGCAACAAACTGGCCTGTCTCACCGTAGCTGTAATACTCTTACTTACAACTTTATTTAATGATAGCTGAGCCGTTTGTTGCATTTCTTTTTTGAAATTTGACACATGACTAGATCGATTTCTGCAGATACCACTCAATGCAATTGTAATCCCATTTCAATTTGGTAAGAAGTATTTATTAGTACTAACTGATTGAGGTGCTTTGGTGTGTTTTGAAAGTGTTAGCACACTTTTACTACAGACATAATACAGTTTTGTTTTAGAGGCAACAAGCATGCTAAACACAGAACAGCAAGCAGAATGAATGAAGCAAGCCTTACCTTTGCACCAGAAAGTAGAATGAATAACTGCTAATCCAATACACTGCACTCCATTGTATTGTATACAACTTTCACAATTCATTTTGACGGCATGAAAATGAGCACagtccacacaaaaacaacaaaataaaacagcacAGATACCAACACATTCACTTTCCTTTAGATAAGGCACATATTCATTCCAGTAGTGCTTGCTTTCCACAGAACAGAGAGCACAGTGAGTGGGAGTAGACACTCGTCCCAAAGTACAGACCAAACCCTtggcgccccccccccccccccccccaccctttttCCCCCCAGACAAGTCTTGCTTCCCCTAGAACTGTTTATTACAACCTGCAGCATAGCATCTCTCCCAACAGGTCTAGGTACCAGCAAAGCTACAGGATTAGAGGGAACTGAGATAAGGGGGCATTTGTTTTAACATCTGGAATCCATTTCCTGCTCAGTGCCAAGGGGCCTGTTTCACTTAAAGCTGCCTACTATCAATTACAGTGGGGATAAACATCCCTGGCTCGACACACAGCAAGCTAATTGCCTGGCTGACAGACTGGTGCAAGATAGTGGGGCATTAGAATGAAGGGAATGTGTTGTAAATCTCCTAGAAACAGCACTCGCCAGAGATAGTGAGACTCTgctggccgccattttggatttccATTGCCCTGGTAACAAGCCAGTGCGGGCGCACTGGCAGGAACAACTGGGTCGGCTAGGCCGCGAACCGAATTCTGACCTGCACAGCGCGGCTGAGAAGGTGTGAGGGGTCAATATTACACCAATAGTTTCTGCTTTGTCTTTCTTGCTTGTCTTCTatgaaacacacgcacacacacacaaacactatgccacacagtacacacacacacagatactcaCTGTGTTGTACCAGTTCATGCAGGCCTTAACCCTGTGCCAGTCATCCACACCATGCAGTTCCACACTCCAGATGCTGAAGTTGAAGCTGGGACCCCACGCCTGAATCGGCACTGCACACACCATTTTTCAATTTGAATAAGTTTCATCTCTTGGTCTAGAGTCAAGGTGGTGGGCATTTACATACTACCATCAGTTAAGattaaaagaaattaaaaactGCTGTAAAAAAGGCATCCACATATGACTTTGAGCTAACCTTTAATGTAATCAATTTActatattgtgatttttttcaacACTCAAAATCGTTGTACTGTATCAGTAGTTGCATTAAGATGAGAACAAAATACCATCAGACAAATAATATCCAATATAGTCTTTAGTCCATGCATGTTACAGGTAATGCCAATGACAAAGTGCAATTATTTCTGATACACTATTTACACTTAACATGTTGATGCCTAAGTGGTTAAAGGGTGCTCTAAAAACATGCCACCCactaaaatgctaataactcctAATTTGTTCAGCTAATTATTTCATATTAGGTGTACATTGGCTTGAGATATGGAATGATAAGTTCAGAAAGTTTCAAGTTCATCAGTTAAACTGTCTGACTATTTATTCCAAATTCAGAGATTGACTTAAAAGTTTGAGGTTTGGCACAGAGTGGTAGCCACACTAACCGGATTTTAGACCTccaaaatttaacattttttctGAATGGCCTTGTATACAAAAACCATCCTCAGACAATACAAGAGTTGAAACAGCAATTACAGGGAGTCTGGAGGTTCCAGTCGGATGAGTGTGGCCTCCTACTGTTGAGGCATTCTTCAAATATTTTTAAAGCGTAACAATTACAATTACACCACTTGACCTACATAATTAAAACTTTGTGAAAATAGTATCCCACATC from Littorina saxatilis isolate snail1 linkage group LG4, US_GU_Lsax_2.0, whole genome shotgun sequence includes these protein-coding regions:
- the LOC138964056 gene encoding muskelin-like, yielding MALMAASTSSSSPSTKLPLSVYKYSSYSYSYVPENVLNDNPSDQSSRWSSDSNNPPQYLMLKLERPAIVESIKFGKYEKTHVCNLKKFKVYGGLTEDHLIEILDSGLKNDHIPESFPVRNTIDGNNFPCRYVKIMPIQAWGPSFNFSIWSVELHGVDDWHRVKACMNWYNTYREREAIRLCLKHFRQRHYMEAFQELSKKTKVSLEHPLLTELHDSLVLRGEYEKCEDVVRRACQEGLFDQYISQQDYKPIWTPIQPVSNNKEPHSDTRPGMRGGHQMCIDVNSETIYLFGGWDGNVDLADFWAYHVPTHEWSCLSKNAEEDGGPSARSCHKMCLDPERKQIFALGRYLDPSMRSATILKCDFYMYDIMSERWTLITDDTHSMGGPQLIFDHQMAIDTDQQTIYIFGGRVLASPTEAERNNQDQQFSGLFSFHVPTNTWTKLLDDCAQLRSRIGHSMLFHPVKRVLYIFAGQRAKEYLNDFLAYHVDTGTIEVVSDGTNKESCQAGFTQRATIDPDLNEIHVLSGLSRDKDKRDNVKNSFWVYEINRDKWSCIYKNENTGQQYWIKMQHIEPVPRFAHQLVYDHKRKKHYLFGGNPGKDSLPKMRLDDFWSLQLLRPSQKFLLRKCCFLIRKYHFLELACSDSCAAMSFLQTQVYGTIDKEDKEECEEFQLLTTNLFKAYAAGDTSLMEGETPEYFSQRTELFDKLASFFPETMTQPKGNLIDMIPIDG